One Faecalicatena sp. Marseille-Q4148 DNA window includes the following coding sequences:
- a CDS encoding CCA tRNA nucleotidyltransferase yields MRMNLPPNVNRIIHTLQENGFEAYAVGGCVRDSILGRVPGDWDITTSASPQEIKSLFSHTVDTGIEHGTVTVLMDREGFEVTTYRVDGDYEDCRHPKSVQFTRNLREDLLRRDFTINAMAYNDEDGLVDIFGGMEDLEKGMIRCVGCARERFGEDALRIMRAVRFAAQLGFEIEKETKEAIRALAGNLRQISAERIQTELVKLMTSPHPELIREAYELGITAVILPEFDRLMDTTQETPHHFCNVGEHTIHVICAVRNDRILRLAALFHDFGKPDMKSIDAEGVAHFTGHGKRSEEMTRVILKRLKFDNYTLRNVCKLVLYHDYHYKTKATPENVRRSMAIIGEELFPYYIELRRADMMGQSEYRRAEKMENLALVEQYYHETLEKGDCVSLKTLAVTGKDLIEAGIQQGKAVGETLEKLLDAVLSDPGKNTKDELLKLI; encoded by the coding sequence ACACTTCAAGAGAATGGATTTGAGGCGTACGCAGTCGGGGGCTGCGTACGCGATTCTATTTTGGGAAGAGTTCCGGGAGACTGGGATATTACCACGTCTGCCTCTCCCCAGGAGATTAAAAGTCTGTTTTCACATACGGTAGATACGGGGATTGAGCATGGCACTGTTACCGTCCTGATGGACAGAGAAGGGTTTGAGGTGACAACCTACCGGGTAGACGGCGATTATGAAGACTGCCGCCACCCGAAGAGTGTGCAGTTTACAAGAAATCTGAGGGAAGATCTGCTGCGTCGGGATTTTACGATTAATGCAATGGCGTACAATGATGAAGATGGGCTGGTAGACATTTTTGGCGGAATGGAAGATCTTGAGAAGGGAATGATCCGCTGTGTCGGCTGTGCCAGAGAGCGGTTCGGAGAAGACGCACTGCGTATTATGCGGGCGGTGCGTTTTGCGGCGCAGCTTGGATTTGAAATCGAGAAAGAGACAAAAGAAGCAATCAGAGCACTTGCAGGCAATCTGCGTCAGATTAGTGCGGAGAGAATCCAGACAGAATTAGTGAAGCTAATGACATCGCCGCATCCGGAATTGATCCGGGAGGCATATGAGCTTGGGATTACGGCAGTGATCCTTCCGGAATTTGATCGTCTGATGGATACCACGCAGGAAACACCGCATCATTTTTGTAATGTGGGAGAGCATACAATCCATGTAATCTGTGCTGTGAGAAATGACAGGATACTCCGTCTGGCAGCGCTGTTTCACGATTTTGGAAAACCGGATATGAAAAGTATTGATGCAGAAGGTGTGGCGCATTTTACAGGACATGGGAAACGTAGCGAGGAAATGACGAGGGTTATTTTGAAACGGCTGAAATTCGACAACTATACGCTGCGAAATGTATGCAAGCTTGTTTTATATCACGATTATCATTATAAGACGAAGGCGACTCCGGAAAATGTGCGCAGGAGTATGGCAATCATCGGAGAAGAACTTTTTCCTTATTACATCGAACTGCGAAGAGCAGATATGATGGGGCAAAGTGAATACCGAAGGGCAGAGAAGATGGAAAATCTTGCTCTGGTAGAACAGTATTATCATGAGACGTTGGAGAAGGGAGACTGTGTGTCGCTGAAAACGCTTGCAGTGACTGGGAAAGATTTAATAGAAGCCGGAATCCAACAGGGAAAAGCCGTTGGAGAGACGTTAGAGAAGCTTCTTGATGCAGTCCTTTCGGATCCGGGGAAAAACACAAAGGACGAACTGCTGAAACTGATCTAA
- a CDS encoding CotS family spore coat protein, with protein sequence MKEYELEVLEQYDIEVKNIKRGRNSFLLDTDRGLCIVQNTGMSERRAESMDRLCLHLRAGGCRLVDNPIANKEGAFVSKLEDGTVYLVKKWFAGRECNVQKEYEITEAVKNLAFLHNVLAEPTDNLQGDVPVGTKPEEELQRYNQKLRKIRGFIRKRPAKNEFELLFLSCFEEMYAFAKEVTGKAEECRKLYEESKRKRTLVHGDYNYHNLIMTSEGIATVNFDDFRIDIQAGDLYYFMRKIMEKNHWDRHLGEQIIRSYTRIHPLSGEEMEYLALRLAYPEKFFKAANTYYQSNKARIPQKSVEKLVLSVQETKEKKQFLGDIFSFHL encoded by the coding sequence ATGAAAGAGTATGAATTAGAAGTTTTGGAACAATATGATATAGAAGTGAAGAATATAAAGCGGGGGCGGAACAGCTTTCTGCTCGATACAGACCGTGGGCTCTGCATAGTGCAGAACACGGGAATGTCTGAGAGGCGGGCGGAGAGTATGGACCGCCTCTGTCTGCATTTGCGGGCGGGTGGATGCCGATTAGTGGATAATCCGATCGCCAATAAAGAAGGAGCATTTGTTTCGAAGCTGGAAGACGGAACGGTTTATCTTGTAAAGAAATGGTTTGCAGGCAGGGAATGCAATGTACAGAAAGAGTATGAGATTACAGAGGCAGTAAAAAATCTGGCATTTTTGCATAATGTGCTTGCAGAACCGACAGACAATCTTCAGGGCGACGTACCGGTTGGTACGAAACCGGAGGAGGAACTTCAAAGATACAACCAGAAACTTCGCAAGATCAGAGGTTTTATACGGAAACGCCCGGCAAAGAATGAATTTGAGTTATTGTTTTTGAGCTGCTTTGAAGAAATGTATGCATTTGCGAAAGAAGTCACAGGGAAGGCAGAGGAGTGCCGGAAGCTTTATGAGGAAAGTAAAAGGAAGCGGACGCTTGTGCACGGAGACTATAATTATCATAACCTGATTATGACTTCAGAGGGGATCGCTACTGTGAATTTTGATGATTTTAGAATTGATATTCAGGCGGGAGATCTTTACTATTTCATGCGTAAGATTATGGAAAAGAATCATTGGGACAGACATCTGGGAGAGCAGATCATCCGCTCTTATACGAGGATCCATCCGCTTTCCGGGGAAGAAATGGAATACCTGGCGCTGCGTCTTGCGTATCCGGAGAAATTTTTTAAAGCAGCCAATACATATTATCAGTCAAATAAAGCAAGGATTCCACAGAAAAGTGTCGAGAAACTGGTACTTTCTGTCCAGGAAACAAAGGAGAAAAAGCAGTTTTTAGGGGACATATTTTCTTTTCATTTATAG